A genomic stretch from Lathyrus oleraceus cultivar Zhongwan6 chromosome 2, CAAS_Psat_ZW6_1.0, whole genome shotgun sequence includes:
- the LOC127120859 gene encoding uncharacterized protein LOC127120859 isoform X2 — protein sequence MAEEEVIVAPATSPVPSDGKRKFEDLHSEPTEQNPLESSTDGGETDAAVADEGENKRPRLDDDNQNDIANTNGHQEVQENAATLENASLEAVQDVSKDNTEENAKEQTSSEIAEVADAKEVPVEDAKEVPVEDSKEVPVEDSKEVPVEDSKEVPVEDSKVVPIEVSKDVPVEDSKEIPVEDSEQEKEKEPSKETEQPSKESNEEDASGDKLPDSSSIDPVSQNEEVPDNKQNASSGQKQPISGSDTTTRRIEVPSNKVGVLIGKSGDTIRYLQYNSGAKIQITRDAEADPHSSTRPVELIGTVESIEKAEKLMNAVIAEADAGGSPALVARGLSPAQAIVGSDQVQIQVPNEKVGLIIGKGGETIKSLQTKTGARIQLIPQHLPEGDDSKERTVQVTGDKRQIEIAQEMIKEVLSQPIRSSSTGGFGQQAYRPPRGSGGPPQWGQRGSHYGHPQSYDYQHRGPYPSHNQSYAHTPYGNYPQHMAPRSSYGSGWEQRPHQSLQGPPSHNGGYDYYGGQGGHSSEAPSSAQHPSSVPHHGAGPSPLPSMGPSPAQVNYNYGQPQGQDYGHQTPYQQAGHPQQGYGQGYEESKYENRAPAQYPYGGHPNSQPTYPQASAQANYAPQQQYGKPPLYGMPPSQGQHPQSYGHPRAAQPGEIQYQGSTPAQSYGTVQQPYPYASSTPAQAAYPTYGSAPAADGYSHSQSAPGQAYTQPGGQPSYGQPGAQPTASYSQVGPTGYGSYPSQQTYPEQPASNNAVYGYQAPQDPTYSSGAAQAYSAAPTAQPGYVQPTQTQAGYDQSNPQPAVYAAVPAAGTAPAAYGKTVSPQPAYPQYDSTQVYGAPR from the exons ATGGCCGAAGAAGAAGTTATTGTGGCACCCGCTACAAGCCCCGTCCCCTCCGATGGTAAGCGCAAGTTCGAAGATCTGCACTCTGAACCTACCGAACAAAACCCTCTCGAATCTAGCACCGACGGCGGTGAAACCGACGCTGCAGTTGCCGACGAGGGTGAGAACAAGCGCCCTCGCCTTGACGACGATAATCAGAATGACATAG CTAATACTAACGGACATCAAGAAGTGCAGGAAAATGCTGCAACTTTGGAGAATGCTTCTTTGGAGGCAGTTCAAGATGTATCCAAAGATAATACAGAAGAAAATGCCAAGGAACAAACTTCTAGTGAAATTGCTGAGGTTGCCGATGCCAAAGAGGTTCCTGTTGAGGATGCCAAAGAGGTTCCTGTTGAGGATTCCAAAGAGGTTCCTGTTGAGGATTCCAAAGAGGTTCCTGTTGAGGACTCCAAAGAGGTTCCTGTTGAGGACTCCAAAGTGGTTCCTATTGAGGTCTCCAAAGACGTTCCTGTTGAGGACTCTAAAGAGATTCCTGTTGAAGACTCTGAACAGGAAAAAGAAAAGGAGCCCTCTAAAGAAACTGAACAACCATCTAAGGAGTCTAATGAGGAAGATGCTTCTGGAGACAAACTACCCGATTCCAGTTCTATTGATCCCGTCTCACAAAACGAGGAGGTTCCTGATAATAAG CAAAATGCTTCTTCTGGACAAAAGCAACCTATATCTGGGTCTGACACAACAACGAGAAGAATTGAAGTTCCTAGCAATAAG GTTGGTGTACTTATTGGCAAGTCAGGTGATACTATACGGTACCTGCAGTATAATTCAGGTGCAAAGATCCAGATTACAAGGGATGCTGAAGCTGATCCCCACTCTTCAACAAGGCCTGTGGAATTAATAGGAACTGTGGAAAGTATAGAGAAGGCCGAAAAGCTAATGAATGCTGTGATTGCTGAG GCTGATGCTGGAGGTTCCCCTGCACTTGTTGCTAGAGGCCTCTCCCCTGCTCAGGCTATAGTGGGATCTGATCAAGTTCAGATTCAAGTTCCAAACGAGAAG GTAGGATTAATCATTGGGAAAGGTGGGGAAACAATTAAGAGCTTGCAGACCAAAACTGGGGCACGCATCCAG TTGATTCCTCAACACCTTCCCGAAGGCGATGATTCTAAAGAAAGGACTGTCCAAGTTACTGGTGATAAGAGGCAAATTGAAATTGCTCAAGAAATGATAAAGGAAGTCTTGAGTCAG CCTATCAGGTCATCATCAACAGGTGGTTTTGGCCAGCAGGCTTACCGGCCACCTCGAGGATCTGGTGGTCCACCCCAATGGGGTCAGCGAGGCTCACATTATGGCCACCCGCAATCATATGACTATCAACACCGCGGGCCATATCCTTCTCACAATCAATCATATGCTCATACTCCATATGGGAATTATCCTCAACACATGGCTCCAAGGAGCAGTTATGGTTCTGGTTGGGAGCAAAGGCCTCACCAGAGTTTGCAGGGGCCACCCTCACATAATGGTGGTTATGATTATTATGGCGGACAAGGGGGTCATTCATCTGAGGCTCCATCATCTGCCCAGCATCCCAGTTCAGTCCCCCATCATGGTGCTGGACCTTCTCCTTTACCCTCCATGGGCCCATCCCCTGCTCAGGTGAATTACAATTATGGACAGCCCCAAGGCCAGGATTATGGGCATCAGACACCTTATCAGCAGGCAGGTCATCCTCAACAAGGTTATGGACAAGGTTATGAAGAATCGAAGTATGAAAATCGTGCCCCAGCACAATATCCTTATGGAGGACATCCAAATTCTCAGCCAACCTATCCTCAAGCCAGTGCTCAAGCGAATTATGCACCTCAACAGCAGTATGGTAAGCCACCATTGTATGGCATGCCACCTTCACAAGGACAACATCCACAGTCCTATGGCCACCCTAGAGCCGCTCAACCGGGTGAAATTCAGTATCAGGGTTCTACTCCAGCACAATCATATGGGACAGTGCAACAACCATATCCTTATGCATCATCTACGCCAGCACAAGCAGCATATCCCACATATGGGTCTGCCCCTGCTGCAGATGGTTACAGTCACTCTCAATCTGCTCCCGGACAAGCTTATACCCAGCCAGGAGGACAGCCCAGTTATGGGCAGCCAGGTGCTCAGCCCACAGCTAGTTATTCTCAAGTTGGTCCTACTGGTTATGGATCATACCCATCTCAGCAGACTTACCCTGAACAACCTGCCTCTAACAATGCAGTCTATGGTTATCAAGCGCCCCAAGATCCTACTTACAGCAGCGGAGCTGCACAAGCATATAGT
- the LOC127120859 gene encoding uncharacterized protein LOC127120859 isoform X3, whose protein sequence is MAEEEVIVAPATSPVPSDGKRKFEDLHSEPTEQNPLESSTDGGETDAAVADEGENKRPRLDDDNQNDIANTNGHQEVQENAATLENASLEAVQDVSKDNTEENAKEQTSSEIAEVADAKEVPVEDSKEVPVEDSKEVPVEDSKVVPIEVSKDVPVEDSKEIPVEDSEQEKEKEPSKETEQPSKESNEEDASGDKLPDSSSIDPVSQNEEVPDNKQNASSGQKQPISGSDTTTRRIEVPSNKVGVLIGKSGDTIRYLQYNSGAKIQITRDAEADPHSSTRPVELIGTVESIEKAEKLMNAVIAEADAGGSPALVARGLSPAQAIVGSDQVQIQVPNEKVGLIIGKGGETIKSLQTKTGARIQVLIPQHLPEGDDSKERTVQVTGDKRQIEIAQEMIKEVLSQPIRSSSTGGFGQQAYRPPRGSGGPPQWGQRGSHYGHPQSYDYQHRGPYPSHNQSYAHTPYGNYPQHMAPRSSYGSGWEQRPHQSLQGPPSHNGGYDYYGGQGGHSSEAPSSAQHPSSVPHHGAGPSPLPSMGPSPAQVNYNYGQPQGQDYGHQTPYQQAGHPQQGYGQGYEESKYENRAPAQYPYGGHPNSQPTYPQASAQANYAPQQQYGKPPLYGMPPSQGQHPQSYGHPRAAQPGEIQYQGSTPAQSYGTVQQPYPYASSTPAQAAYPTYGSAPAADGYSHSQSAPGQAYTQPGGQPSYGQPGAQPTASYSQVGPTGYGSYPSQQTYPEQPASNNAVYGYQAPQDPTYSSGAAQAYSAAPTAQPGYVQPTQTQAGYDQSNPQPAVYAAVPAAGTAPAAYGKTVSPQPAYPQYDSTQVYGAPR, encoded by the exons ATGGCCGAAGAAGAAGTTATTGTGGCACCCGCTACAAGCCCCGTCCCCTCCGATGGTAAGCGCAAGTTCGAAGATCTGCACTCTGAACCTACCGAACAAAACCCTCTCGAATCTAGCACCGACGGCGGTGAAACCGACGCTGCAGTTGCCGACGAGGGTGAGAACAAGCGCCCTCGCCTTGACGACGATAATCAGAATGACATAG CTAATACTAACGGACATCAAGAAGTGCAGGAAAATGCTGCAACTTTGGAGAATGCTTCTTTGGAGGCAGTTCAAGATGTATCCAAAGATAATACAGAAGAAAATGCCAAGGAACAAACTTCTAGTGAAATTGCTGAGGTTGCCGATGCCAAAGAG GTTCCTGTTGAGGATTCCAAAGAGGTTCCTGTTGAGGACTCCAAAGAGGTTCCTGTTGAGGACTCCAAAGTGGTTCCTATTGAGGTCTCCAAAGACGTTCCTGTTGAGGACTCTAAAGAGATTCCTGTTGAAGACTCTGAACAGGAAAAAGAAAAGGAGCCCTCTAAAGAAACTGAACAACCATCTAAGGAGTCTAATGAGGAAGATGCTTCTGGAGACAAACTACCCGATTCCAGTTCTATTGATCCCGTCTCACAAAACGAGGAGGTTCCTGATAATAAG CAAAATGCTTCTTCTGGACAAAAGCAACCTATATCTGGGTCTGACACAACAACGAGAAGAATTGAAGTTCCTAGCAATAAG GTTGGTGTACTTATTGGCAAGTCAGGTGATACTATACGGTACCTGCAGTATAATTCAGGTGCAAAGATCCAGATTACAAGGGATGCTGAAGCTGATCCCCACTCTTCAACAAGGCCTGTGGAATTAATAGGAACTGTGGAAAGTATAGAGAAGGCCGAAAAGCTAATGAATGCTGTGATTGCTGAG GCTGATGCTGGAGGTTCCCCTGCACTTGTTGCTAGAGGCCTCTCCCCTGCTCAGGCTATAGTGGGATCTGATCAAGTTCAGATTCAAGTTCCAAACGAGAAG GTAGGATTAATCATTGGGAAAGGTGGGGAAACAATTAAGAGCTTGCAGACCAAAACTGGGGCACGCATCCAGGTA TTGATTCCTCAACACCTTCCCGAAGGCGATGATTCTAAAGAAAGGACTGTCCAAGTTACTGGTGATAAGAGGCAAATTGAAATTGCTCAAGAAATGATAAAGGAAGTCTTGAGTCAG CCTATCAGGTCATCATCAACAGGTGGTTTTGGCCAGCAGGCTTACCGGCCACCTCGAGGATCTGGTGGTCCACCCCAATGGGGTCAGCGAGGCTCACATTATGGCCACCCGCAATCATATGACTATCAACACCGCGGGCCATATCCTTCTCACAATCAATCATATGCTCATACTCCATATGGGAATTATCCTCAACACATGGCTCCAAGGAGCAGTTATGGTTCTGGTTGGGAGCAAAGGCCTCACCAGAGTTTGCAGGGGCCACCCTCACATAATGGTGGTTATGATTATTATGGCGGACAAGGGGGTCATTCATCTGAGGCTCCATCATCTGCCCAGCATCCCAGTTCAGTCCCCCATCATGGTGCTGGACCTTCTCCTTTACCCTCCATGGGCCCATCCCCTGCTCAGGTGAATTACAATTATGGACAGCCCCAAGGCCAGGATTATGGGCATCAGACACCTTATCAGCAGGCAGGTCATCCTCAACAAGGTTATGGACAAGGTTATGAAGAATCGAAGTATGAAAATCGTGCCCCAGCACAATATCCTTATGGAGGACATCCAAATTCTCAGCCAACCTATCCTCAAGCCAGTGCTCAAGCGAATTATGCACCTCAACAGCAGTATGGTAAGCCACCATTGTATGGCATGCCACCTTCACAAGGACAACATCCACAGTCCTATGGCCACCCTAGAGCCGCTCAACCGGGTGAAATTCAGTATCAGGGTTCTACTCCAGCACAATCATATGGGACAGTGCAACAACCATATCCTTATGCATCATCTACGCCAGCACAAGCAGCATATCCCACATATGGGTCTGCCCCTGCTGCAGATGGTTACAGTCACTCTCAATCTGCTCCCGGACAAGCTTATACCCAGCCAGGAGGACAGCCCAGTTATGGGCAGCCAGGTGCTCAGCCCACAGCTAGTTATTCTCAAGTTGGTCCTACTGGTTATGGATCATACCCATCTCAGCAGACTTACCCTGAACAACCTGCCTCTAACAATGCAGTCTATGGTTATCAAGCGCCCCAAGATCCTACTTACAGCAGCGGAGCTGCACAAGCATATAGT
- the LOC127120859 gene encoding uncharacterized protein LOC127120859 isoform X1 — translation MAEEEVIVAPATSPVPSDGKRKFEDLHSEPTEQNPLESSTDGGETDAAVADEGENKRPRLDDDNQNDIANTNGHQEVQENAATLENASLEAVQDVSKDNTEENAKEQTSSEIAEVADAKEVPVEDAKEVPVEDSKEVPVEDSKEVPVEDSKEVPVEDSKVVPIEVSKDVPVEDSKEIPVEDSEQEKEKEPSKETEQPSKESNEEDASGDKLPDSSSIDPVSQNEEVPDNKQNASSGQKQPISGSDTTTRRIEVPSNKVGVLIGKSGDTIRYLQYNSGAKIQITRDAEADPHSSTRPVELIGTVESIEKAEKLMNAVIAEADAGGSPALVARGLSPAQAIVGSDQVQIQVPNEKVGLIIGKGGETIKSLQTKTGARIQVLIPQHLPEGDDSKERTVQVTGDKRQIEIAQEMIKEVLSQPIRSSSTGGFGQQAYRPPRGSGGPPQWGQRGSHYGHPQSYDYQHRGPYPSHNQSYAHTPYGNYPQHMAPRSSYGSGWEQRPHQSLQGPPSHNGGYDYYGGQGGHSSEAPSSAQHPSSVPHHGAGPSPLPSMGPSPAQVNYNYGQPQGQDYGHQTPYQQAGHPQQGYGQGYEESKYENRAPAQYPYGGHPNSQPTYPQASAQANYAPQQQYGKPPLYGMPPSQGQHPQSYGHPRAAQPGEIQYQGSTPAQSYGTVQQPYPYASSTPAQAAYPTYGSAPAADGYSHSQSAPGQAYTQPGGQPSYGQPGAQPTASYSQVGPTGYGSYPSQQTYPEQPASNNAVYGYQAPQDPTYSSGAAQAYSAAPTAQPGYVQPTQTQAGYDQSNPQPAVYAAVPAAGTAPAAYGKTVSPQPAYPQYDSTQVYGAPR, via the exons ATGGCCGAAGAAGAAGTTATTGTGGCACCCGCTACAAGCCCCGTCCCCTCCGATGGTAAGCGCAAGTTCGAAGATCTGCACTCTGAACCTACCGAACAAAACCCTCTCGAATCTAGCACCGACGGCGGTGAAACCGACGCTGCAGTTGCCGACGAGGGTGAGAACAAGCGCCCTCGCCTTGACGACGATAATCAGAATGACATAG CTAATACTAACGGACATCAAGAAGTGCAGGAAAATGCTGCAACTTTGGAGAATGCTTCTTTGGAGGCAGTTCAAGATGTATCCAAAGATAATACAGAAGAAAATGCCAAGGAACAAACTTCTAGTGAAATTGCTGAGGTTGCCGATGCCAAAGAGGTTCCTGTTGAGGATGCCAAAGAGGTTCCTGTTGAGGATTCCAAAGAGGTTCCTGTTGAGGATTCCAAAGAGGTTCCTGTTGAGGACTCCAAAGAGGTTCCTGTTGAGGACTCCAAAGTGGTTCCTATTGAGGTCTCCAAAGACGTTCCTGTTGAGGACTCTAAAGAGATTCCTGTTGAAGACTCTGAACAGGAAAAAGAAAAGGAGCCCTCTAAAGAAACTGAACAACCATCTAAGGAGTCTAATGAGGAAGATGCTTCTGGAGACAAACTACCCGATTCCAGTTCTATTGATCCCGTCTCACAAAACGAGGAGGTTCCTGATAATAAG CAAAATGCTTCTTCTGGACAAAAGCAACCTATATCTGGGTCTGACACAACAACGAGAAGAATTGAAGTTCCTAGCAATAAG GTTGGTGTACTTATTGGCAAGTCAGGTGATACTATACGGTACCTGCAGTATAATTCAGGTGCAAAGATCCAGATTACAAGGGATGCTGAAGCTGATCCCCACTCTTCAACAAGGCCTGTGGAATTAATAGGAACTGTGGAAAGTATAGAGAAGGCCGAAAAGCTAATGAATGCTGTGATTGCTGAG GCTGATGCTGGAGGTTCCCCTGCACTTGTTGCTAGAGGCCTCTCCCCTGCTCAGGCTATAGTGGGATCTGATCAAGTTCAGATTCAAGTTCCAAACGAGAAG GTAGGATTAATCATTGGGAAAGGTGGGGAAACAATTAAGAGCTTGCAGACCAAAACTGGGGCACGCATCCAGGTA TTGATTCCTCAACACCTTCCCGAAGGCGATGATTCTAAAGAAAGGACTGTCCAAGTTACTGGTGATAAGAGGCAAATTGAAATTGCTCAAGAAATGATAAAGGAAGTCTTGAGTCAG CCTATCAGGTCATCATCAACAGGTGGTTTTGGCCAGCAGGCTTACCGGCCACCTCGAGGATCTGGTGGTCCACCCCAATGGGGTCAGCGAGGCTCACATTATGGCCACCCGCAATCATATGACTATCAACACCGCGGGCCATATCCTTCTCACAATCAATCATATGCTCATACTCCATATGGGAATTATCCTCAACACATGGCTCCAAGGAGCAGTTATGGTTCTGGTTGGGAGCAAAGGCCTCACCAGAGTTTGCAGGGGCCACCCTCACATAATGGTGGTTATGATTATTATGGCGGACAAGGGGGTCATTCATCTGAGGCTCCATCATCTGCCCAGCATCCCAGTTCAGTCCCCCATCATGGTGCTGGACCTTCTCCTTTACCCTCCATGGGCCCATCCCCTGCTCAGGTGAATTACAATTATGGACAGCCCCAAGGCCAGGATTATGGGCATCAGACACCTTATCAGCAGGCAGGTCATCCTCAACAAGGTTATGGACAAGGTTATGAAGAATCGAAGTATGAAAATCGTGCCCCAGCACAATATCCTTATGGAGGACATCCAAATTCTCAGCCAACCTATCCTCAAGCCAGTGCTCAAGCGAATTATGCACCTCAACAGCAGTATGGTAAGCCACCATTGTATGGCATGCCACCTTCACAAGGACAACATCCACAGTCCTATGGCCACCCTAGAGCCGCTCAACCGGGTGAAATTCAGTATCAGGGTTCTACTCCAGCACAATCATATGGGACAGTGCAACAACCATATCCTTATGCATCATCTACGCCAGCACAAGCAGCATATCCCACATATGGGTCTGCCCCTGCTGCAGATGGTTACAGTCACTCTCAATCTGCTCCCGGACAAGCTTATACCCAGCCAGGAGGACAGCCCAGTTATGGGCAGCCAGGTGCTCAGCCCACAGCTAGTTATTCTCAAGTTGGTCCTACTGGTTATGGATCATACCCATCTCAGCAGACTTACCCTGAACAACCTGCCTCTAACAATGCAGTCTATGGTTATCAAGCGCCCCAAGATCCTACTTACAGCAGCGGAGCTGCACAAGCATATAGT